The nucleotide sequence GAGAGTCAGACGAAAACCAAATTGGGTTCTACCGATATGGGTGGGAAATTACCCACGGTACGAACGTTTATCAATGATTTTGTAAAAACGAACCTAGATAATTACCTGCATAAGAATCCGGAGACGGCTGAAAAGATACAGCGTAAGATCATGCAGGCAGAGCGGGAGCGCAAGGAGCTTTCGGGAATTCGAAAGCTGGCCAAGGAACGCGCTAAAAAGGCGAGCTTACACAACAAGAAATTACGCGATTGCAGGGTGCATCTGGGTGATATGAAAAACGATCGCAGGTTAGAAAGCACGTTGTTTATCACAGAGGGAGACTCGGCAAGTGGAAGTATTACCAAAAGCAGGGATGTGAACACCCAAGCGGTTTTTTCCTTGCGGGGAAAACCGTTGAACAGCTACGGGATGAGCAAGAAGATTGTGTATGAAAACGAAGAATTCAATTTGCTACAGGCGGCGCTCGACATCGAGGAGACCATGGAAGATCTTCGATACAACAATATAGTGATCGCTACGGATGCCGATGTCGACGGGATGCACATTCGGTTATTATTAATCACCTTTTTCCTTCAGTTCTTTCCCGAACTCATTAAAGAAGGACATCTCTATATACTGCAAACGCCATTATTTCGAGTAAGAAATAAAAAAGAAACGATCTATTGCTATTCCGAAGAAGAAAGATTAGCGGCAATTGAAAAATTAAAACCAAAGCCTGAGATCACCCGCTTTAAAGGATTGGGTGAGATTTCGCCGGATGAGTTTCAGCATTTTATAGGTCGTGATATGCGATTGGACCCGGTTATGCTGGACAAAGCGTTAAGCATAGAAGAGCTACTTTCTTTTTATATGGGTAAGAACACACCCGATCGTCAGGAATTTATAATTGAAAACCTTAAAGTTGAACTGGATAAAGTTGAAGATTGATCGCCTTGGAAAACAGTATATGCTCATTCGATTTTGATGCAGACTATGTTCTTGAGAACAAGAATGTGTTGCTTCGCCCTTTGGTGGCAGAAGACATGGAGCATTTACTTGTCTTTTCTGAAAATGAGCCGGAATTATGGCGCTATTCGCTAATTCAGGGTGGAGGAAAAGAAAACCTGAAAAAGTACTTGAAACTTGCAATTTCGGGAAGAAAGAATAAGAAGGAATATCCCTTTATTGTTTTTGATAAAATAGCCAATGCATATGCCGGGAGCACCCGTTTTTATGATATCGATCTGTATCACAAAACCCTTAGTCTGGGATATACTTGGTATGGGAAAGACTTTCAGGGAACCGGATTAAACAAGAATTGTAAATACCTGTTGTTGGAGTTTGCGTTTAACACCAGAGGTTTTGAGCGTATAGAATTTAGAGCAGACAATTTGAATATACGAAGTATCGCCGCTATGAAAAGCATAGGATGCAAGGAAGAGGGTGTTTTGCGAAGTAATTGTGTAAGTCCAGGAGGAAGACGAGACAGTATTGTACTAAGTATTTTACGAAACGAATGGGAAGGTAATGTAGCCGATATGTTGCTTGATAAAATAAAAGAATAATTCCATAAATTGATTAGTAAGGATGAGTGATGAACTCAACAGTGAAGACGAATTAAAGCCGGAAAACGAATTGAATGCCAATGGGCAAGGGAATGATGAAGATTCCGGGGAAACCATAACCAAGATCACGGGAATGTACCGTGACTGGTTTCTGGACTACGCCAGCTATGTGATCCTCGAACGTGCGGTACCGGCTATAGAGGACGGATTTAAGCCTGTTCAGCGTCGTATCATGCAATCGATGAAAGATCTGGACGACGGACGCTATAATAAAGTAGCGAACATTGTAGGTCATACCATGCAATATCACCCCCACGGGGATGCCAGTATTGGCGATGCCATGGTGCAAATAGGTCAGAAGGACCTGCTTATAGATACCCAGGGAAACTGGGGTAATATACTTACCGGAGATAGAGCGGCGGCTTCGCGATATATTGAGGCCCGCTTATCTAAATTTGCGTTAGACGTAGTGTACAATCCCAAGATCACGGAGTGGCAGGCTTCTTACGACGGACGCAAAAAGGAGCCAATAAATTTACCGGTAATGTTTCCGTTGCTGTTAA is from Constantimarinum furrinae and encodes:
- a CDS encoding DNA topoisomerase IV subunit B, with the translated sequence MAQTEYTEDNIRSLDWKEHIRMRPGMYIGKLGDGSSPDDGIYILLKEVIDNCIDEFVMGAGKTIEIRIKDKEVKVRDYGRGIPLGKVVDVVSKMNTGGKYDTRAFKKSVGLNGVGTKAVNALSAYFKVESVRDNQMKTAEFELGELKNSPDIEDTTKRKGTKVVFIPDESIFKNYKYRTEYVSKMLMNYVYLNPGLTIDFNGEKFVSENGLKDLLEDNMSKEDMLYPVIHLRGEDIEIAMTHSKTQYSEEYHSFVNGQHTTQGGTHQAAFRESLVKTIREFYGKNYEASDIRKSIVSAISIKVMEPVFESQTKTKLGSTDMGGKLPTVRTFINDFVKTNLDNYLHKNPETAEKIQRKIMQAERERKELSGIRKLAKERAKKASLHNKKLRDCRVHLGDMKNDRRLESTLFITEGDSASGSITKSRDVNTQAVFSLRGKPLNSYGMSKKIVYENEEFNLLQAALDIEETMEDLRYNNIVIATDADVDGMHIRLLLITFFLQFFPELIKEGHLYILQTPLFRVRNKKETIYCYSEEERLAAIEKLKPKPEITRFKGLGEISPDEFQHFIGRDMRLDPVMLDKALSIEELLSFYMGKNTPDRQEFIIENLKVELDKVED
- a CDS encoding GNAT family N-acetyltransferase, producing MENSICSFDFDADYVLENKNVLLRPLVAEDMEHLLVFSENEPELWRYSLIQGGGKENLKKYLKLAISGRKNKKEYPFIVFDKIANAYAGSTRFYDIDLYHKTLSLGYTWYGKDFQGTGLNKNCKYLLLEFAFNTRGFERIEFRADNLNIRSIAAMKSIGCKEEGVLRSNCVSPGGRRDSIVLSILRNEWEGNVADMLLDKIKE